One genomic region from Gemmatimonadaceae bacterium encodes:
- a CDS encoding DoxX family protein, protein MLTTALDVATVATGLLVARVALGLLMAAHGSQKLFGWFGGHGLAGTSGMFESLGFQPGKLFATVAAGTEVASGVLVALGLFGPIGPALMLSVMIVAAVTVHLPNGLFAAKNGIEVPLLYAVGAAALALTGPGAYSLDAVLGLGTLSSPAIAGVALAAAILGGIGNLMARRPAGVA, encoded by the coding sequence ATGCTGACCACCGCCCTCGATGTCGCCACCGTCGCCACGGGATTGCTCGTTGCCCGCGTCGCGCTCGGACTCCTCATGGCCGCCCATGGGTCTCAGAAACTCTTTGGCTGGTTCGGCGGACACGGCCTCGCCGGGACCAGCGGCATGTTCGAGAGCCTCGGATTCCAGCCGGGCAAGTTGTTCGCGACCGTCGCGGCCGGCACCGAAGTCGCGAGCGGCGTGCTCGTCGCGCTCGGGCTGTTCGGTCCGATCGGTCCCGCGCTCATGCTCTCGGTGATGATCGTGGCCGCCGTGACCGTCCACTTGCCCAACGGGTTGTTCGCGGCCAAGAACGGCATCGAAGTGCCGTTGTTGTACGCCGTTGGCGCGGCGGCGCTGGCACTGACCGGGCCCGGCGCGTATTCGCTGGATGCGGTGCTCGGCCTCGGTACGTTGTCGAGCCCGGCCATCGCGGGCGTGGCCCTCGCGGCCGCCATCCTGGGCGGGATCGGCAACCTGATGGCCCGGCGCCCGGCCGGCGTTGCCTAA
- a CDS encoding PadR family transcriptional regulator codes for MKRRDIPPGTLAMLILKTINRCGPLHGFGIAQFIAQTTDGVLQVEEGTLYPALQRLLINGWVRGTWKQTENNRRARYYSLTPEGRKRMHAEVNGFEEIVRAITRVIQPAAS; via the coding sequence GTGAAGCGCCGCGACATTCCGCCCGGCACCCTCGCAATGCTGATTCTCAAGACTATCAACCGCTGCGGACCGCTGCATGGCTTCGGCATCGCGCAATTCATCGCGCAAACCACCGACGGCGTGCTCCAGGTCGAAGAAGGCACGCTGTACCCGGCGTTGCAACGCCTCTTGATCAACGGCTGGGTGCGGGGCACCTGGAAGCAGACCGAGAACAACCGCCGCGCCCGCTACTACAGTCTCACACCGGAAGGACGCAAGCGGATGCACGCCGAGGTGAACGGCTTCGAGGAGATTGTGCGCGCGATCACGCGGGTGATTCAGCCGGCCGCCTCCTAA
- a CDS encoding MarR family transcriptional regulator has translation MPTTLRDEIKQTKPFARPADEALLSILRTAAVLEHAENEVLKAHGLTHTQYNVLRILRGAGKRGLCGRDVAQRMVSNVPDVSRLLDRMEDTGLIARSRDPDDRRHVTARITDAGRKVLAEATPALERSGRARIAGLSPLDVRTLIRVLAAIREQR, from the coding sequence ATGCCGACGACACTCAGAGACGAGATCAAGCAAACCAAGCCGTTCGCGCGGCCCGCCGACGAAGCGCTGCTGTCGATATTGCGCACGGCGGCCGTGCTGGAGCACGCCGAGAACGAGGTGCTGAAGGCGCACGGCCTGACGCATACGCAATACAACGTGCTGCGCATCCTGCGGGGCGCGGGCAAGCGCGGCCTGTGCGGACGCGACGTGGCCCAACGGATGGTGTCGAACGTGCCCGATGTCTCGCGGCTTCTCGACCGGATGGAGGACACCGGGTTGATCGCGCGGTCGCGCGATCCGGATGACCGGCGGCACGTCACGGCACGCATCACGGACGCGGGACGGAAGGTGTTGGCCGAGGCGACGCCGGCGCTCGAGCGGAGCGGTCGCGCGCGGATAGCCGGGTTGAGCCCGCTGGACGTCCGGACGCTGATTCGCGTGCTGGCGGCGATCCGGGAACAACGGTGA
- a CDS encoding DNA starvation/stationary phase protection protein, which produces MKTARAKDPNLMRRREAALDTPTDLDHEGTRLIAGALNPILADVFALYLKTKNFHWHMSGPHFRDYHLLLDEHADQIFAMTDPIAERVRKLGQDTIHSTGHITRLQRISDNDAGYVEPSDMLAELREDNKTLAARLREAHNVCEQYRDVATTSLIEIWIDETERRTWFLFEASRRADSAGR; this is translated from the coding sequence ATGAAGACGGCCAGAGCCAAAGACCCGAACCTCATGCGCCGCCGCGAGGCCGCGCTCGATACGCCGACGGATCTCGACCACGAAGGAACGCGCCTCATCGCCGGCGCGCTCAACCCGATACTCGCCGACGTGTTCGCGCTCTACCTGAAGACCAAGAACTTTCACTGGCACATGAGCGGCCCGCACTTCCGCGACTACCACCTGCTGCTCGACGAACACGCCGATCAGATTTTCGCGATGACGGACCCGATCGCCGAGCGCGTGCGGAAGTTAGGTCAGGACACGATTCACTCCACCGGCCACATCACGCGCCTGCAGCGCATCTCGGACAACGACGCCGGCTACGTCGAGCCGTCGGACATGCTCGCCGAGCTCCGCGAAGACAACAAGACGCTTGCCGCGCGGCTCCGCGAAGCGCACAACGTGTGCGAGCAGTATCGGGACGTCGCCACCACGAGCCTCATCGAGATCTGGATCGACGAGACCGAGCGCCGCACCTGGTTCCTGTTCGAGGCAAGCCGCCGCGCCGATTCGGCCGGGCGCTGA
- a CDS encoding ring-cleaving dioxygenase has translation MQLTGIHHLTAISAAIRENYRFYTRTLGMRLVKRSVNQDDVTAYHLFYADARGTPGTDLTFFDWPVLRESRGSRSITRTYLRVAGLSALEYWRRHLSERGVTVGDVVERDARLTLDFEDPEGQRLALVADGGTGDAYPWERSPVPAEFQVRGLGPILISVPNLGPTDALLQRVMGMRPVREYPHPENDAHRVHVYEMGAGGPSAELHVAVQPGLRAARQGAGGVHHVAFRTPDADYDAWADRLDTLHVANSGKVDRFWFHSLYFRDPSGVLFEIASDGPGFGLDEDQATLGERVVLPPFLEPERERIVAGLQPID, from the coding sequence ATGCAACTCACCGGCATTCACCACCTCACGGCGATCTCGGCCGCGATCCGCGAGAACTACCGCTTCTACACCCGCACGTTGGGCATGCGGTTGGTCAAGCGCAGCGTGAACCAGGATGACGTGACGGCGTATCACTTGTTCTATGCCGACGCGCGCGGCACGCCGGGCACGGACCTCACGTTCTTCGACTGGCCCGTGCTGCGCGAGTCGCGCGGATCGCGGTCGATCACCCGCACGTATCTGCGCGTGGCCGGTCTGTCGGCGCTCGAATACTGGCGCCGGCACCTGTCTGAGCGCGGCGTGACGGTGGGGGACGTGGTCGAACGCGACGCCCGTCTCACCCTCGACTTCGAGGATCCGGAGGGACAGCGGCTCGCGCTGGTCGCCGATGGCGGAACGGGCGACGCGTATCCGTGGGAGCGGAGTCCCGTGCCCGCCGAGTTCCAGGTGCGGGGTCTGGGCCCGATTCTCATCAGCGTGCCTAACTTGGGACCGACGGACGCCCTGCTGCAGCGCGTGATGGGCATGCGTCCGGTGCGCGAGTACCCGCATCCCGAAAACGATGCCCATCGGGTGCACGTGTACGAGATGGGCGCGGGCGGCCCGTCAGCCGAGCTGCACGTGGCGGTGCAGCCGGGGCTGCGGGCCGCGCGGCAGGGCGCGGGCGGCGTGCACCACGTCGCGTTCCGGACGCCGGACGCCGACTACGATGCATGGGCGGACCGCTTGGACACGCTGCACGTGGCGAACAGCGGCAAAGTGGATCGATTCTGGTTCCACAGCTTGTATTTCCGCGACCCGTCGGGCGTGCTGTTCGAGATCGCGTCGGACGGGCCGGGGTTCGGGCTGGACGAAGATCAGGCGACGTTAGGCGAGCGGGTGGTGCTGCCGCCGTTCCTCGAGCCGGAGCGCGAACGGATCGTGGCCGGCTTGCAACCGATCGACTGA
- a CDS encoding protein kinase, translating to MFELQSRLAKGLSTRYSLDRELGQGGMAVVFLAHDLRHDRQVALKVLRPEISAEIGADRFLREIKLAAGLTHPHILPVFDSGEADGLLFYVMPSMEGRSLRERLDRERQLGLSDSLRIAREVASALDYAHRHNVVHRDIKPENILLHEGAAMVADFGIGKALSGNATSLTQTGLSLGTPAYMSPEQASGELGADGRSDLYSLGCVLYEMLTGEPPFTGINAQAIIAKRFVSPIPKVRTTRDVPDAVDTAVTRALARTPADRYPTAAEFAAALRTLDRESESGAQRAVSEGYRSASKAIAVLPLANMSADPENEYFADGMTEEIINALAKVPAIQVASRTSCFAFKGKEVDIRQVGEKLGVTSVLEGSVRKVGNRIRIAAQLVNVENGYDLWSETYDRQLEDVFAVQDEIAKAIVEALKVRLTEAQGPQVVVPTRNLEAYTLYLKGRFFFVKLSEPALRKALDLFQHALLQDPGFARAYAGIADVWCNLADDWVAPDDAYPRAKAAAERALQRDPELAEAITSIGKVLCWHEWNFASAESQLARAVALSPNYAEAHYVHGTALPLVGRLDDAIQTVAQALRLDPLSVHYSEWLSRFLLYAGDTDGAIAQGLRTLEMDEVCIRAPHYIGSAHLAKGDAATALTWYRRAQALEKSVRSYDAMIVRALAALGQQDEAEAILARLEEESHHQYMRSEVLAMGYAAVGDLDRAFAALERAYQARSAGLIYLHLDPGYGPLRGDPRYADLVARIGLR from the coding sequence ATGTTTGAACTCCAGTCTCGCCTCGCAAAGGGCCTCTCGACCCGCTACTCGCTCGATCGCGAGCTTGGTCAGGGCGGAATGGCCGTCGTCTTTCTGGCGCACGATCTCCGACACGATCGACAGGTTGCGCTCAAGGTCCTGCGGCCGGAGATCTCGGCGGAAATCGGCGCGGACCGATTCCTTCGAGAAATCAAGCTCGCCGCCGGTCTCACGCATCCGCACATCCTTCCGGTATTCGACTCGGGCGAAGCCGACGGCCTGCTGTTTTATGTGATGCCGAGCATGGAAGGCCGGTCGCTGCGCGAGCGATTGGACCGGGAACGCCAGTTGGGGTTGTCGGACTCGCTGCGCATTGCGCGCGAGGTGGCGTCCGCGCTGGACTACGCCCACCGGCACAACGTCGTGCACCGCGACATCAAGCCGGAAAACATTTTGCTGCACGAAGGCGCCGCCATGGTGGCCGACTTCGGCATCGGCAAGGCGCTGTCGGGCAACGCGACGTCGCTCACACAGACCGGTCTCTCATTGGGCACGCCCGCGTACATGAGCCCCGAGCAGGCGTCGGGCGAGCTCGGCGCCGATGGCCGCAGCGACTTGTACTCGCTGGGGTGCGTGCTCTATGAGATGCTCACCGGCGAGCCGCCCTTCACCGGGATCAACGCGCAGGCGATCATCGCCAAGCGGTTCGTGTCGCCGATTCCCAAGGTGCGCACGACGCGCGATGTGCCCGACGCGGTCGACACCGCGGTGACGCGTGCCCTTGCCCGCACACCGGCGGATCGATATCCCACGGCCGCCGAATTCGCGGCCGCGCTGCGGACGCTGGACAGAGAATCGGAAAGCGGCGCGCAGCGGGCAGTCAGCGAGGGCTACCGCAGCGCATCGAAGGCGATTGCCGTTCTCCCGCTCGCGAACATGAGCGCCGATCCGGAGAACGAGTATTTCGCCGACGGGATGACCGAGGAGATCATCAACGCGCTCGCCAAGGTCCCGGCGATCCAGGTGGCGTCTCGCACGAGCTGCTTCGCGTTCAAGGGCAAAGAGGTGGACATCCGCCAGGTCGGTGAGAAGCTGGGCGTCACGTCGGTGCTCGAGGGCAGCGTGCGCAAGGTGGGAAACCGGATTCGCATCGCGGCGCAGCTGGTGAACGTGGAGAACGGCTACGACCTGTGGAGCGAGACGTACGACCGCCAGCTCGAAGATGTGTTCGCCGTGCAGGACGAGATCGCCAAGGCCATCGTCGAGGCGCTCAAGGTTCGCCTAACGGAAGCGCAGGGGCCGCAGGTGGTCGTGCCGACGCGGAACCTCGAGGCGTACACGCTCTACCTCAAGGGCCGGTTCTTTTTCGTGAAGCTCTCCGAGCCCGCCCTGCGGAAGGCGCTCGACCTCTTCCAGCACGCGCTGTTGCAGGATCCCGGCTTTGCGCGCGCCTACGCGGGCATCGCGGACGTGTGGTGCAACCTGGCCGACGACTGGGTGGCGCCGGACGACGCATATCCGCGGGCCAAGGCCGCGGCCGAACGCGCACTCCAGCGCGACCCGGAGCTGGCCGAGGCGATCACGTCGATCGGCAAGGTGCTGTGCTGGCACGAATGGAACTTCGCGAGTGCGGAGTCCCAGCTCGCGCGTGCGGTAGCGCTGAGCCCCAACTACGCCGAAGCGCACTACGTGCACGGAACGGCGCTGCCGCTGGTCGGCCGTCTGGACGATGCGATTCAGACCGTGGCGCAGGCGCTCAGGCTCGATCCGCTGTCGGTGCACTACAGCGAGTGGTTGTCGCGGTTCCTGCTGTACGCGGGCGACACCGACGGCGCGATCGCGCAGGGGCTGCGCACGCTCGAGATGGACGAGGTGTGCATCCGGGCGCCGCACTACATCGGTTCGGCGCACCTGGCGAAGGGCGACGCGGCGACGGCGCTCACGTGGTACCGCCGCGCCCAGGCGCTCGAGAAGTCCGTGCGCTCGTACGACGCGATGATCGTGCGCGCGCTGGCGGCGTTAGGCCAGCAGGACGAGGCCGAGGCGATCCTGGCGCGCCTGGAGGAGGAGTCGCACCACCAGTACATGCGCTCGGAGGTCCTGGCGATGGGGTACGCCGCGGTCGGCGATCTCGACCGCGCGTTCGCCGCGCTCGAGCGCGCGTATCAGGCGCGCTCGGCGGGGCTCATCTACCTGCATCTGGACCCGGGGTACGGCCCGCTGCGAGGCGATCCGCGCTACGCCGATTTGGTGGCGCGGATCGGCCTCCGGTGA
- a CDS encoding ADOP family duplicated permease — MRRSQYTRELAEEMRTHIAMRADTQTARGLPQRDADAAARRRFGNAGLIAEASRDAWGGRGLEEWLRDVRLAVRGLRRTPAFSVAAVLTLALGIGATTSVLSVWYSVLVAPLPLRDPARVVVMWGDNPTKQPEHIPLSGGEYTAFAREARSFSRIAAVDYQGTLPRLIQFGDTVASVPAALVTGTFFDVLGARPLVGRLLRPEDDRYGEPFVGVISERLWRRAYGSDPSVIGTKTKFYLRKMTIVGVVAGNVDYPSGAELWGSWPNYAQVKDTLPGFVDVVGRLAPDATVAGARAELGAFLSRPEEPHSGARRLLGNIVRPVAVPVAEAVVGTVRPALHIVLGAVALLLLVTCVNVANLMLLRTLARRHELTVRAALGAGRRRIVQLVLIEAAVLSSAGGALGIGCACYAVTAFARFAPAELPRVHAVALDMPVLAAAIALCAAMTLLFGAIPAAIGGRVEAGDTVRERRAAQGHTIARGTRAALVATQVAIAVALLVGAVVVLRSFEALAHDRLGFHPDHLIIARFGQNRSVGDPRAFNAALEGAIRRVRDVPGVRDASGLIAPPFRAAGNDLAYSLPDDPPNTATNRPMVDYLGAGPDYFRTLGIALERGREFTAFDGPGAAPVAIVDAFLARDAWPGKNPIGKQIGVGTQFYTVVGVVSPTRYRDVLAPRATLYTPYAQSALVPAYIAVRSTGNPAALIPAIRDAVREFDPRLYLADFASMADRVGLSLAAQRLEAQLLGAFAVAIVLLTAIALYSVGATFVRQCEFEIGVRVALGATPAQVTRLVLRQGVAILACGVTAGVVLAFAAGAVLRAIVYDVSPRDPLAFVIASGIVCGAGALAFAIPCRHASRTSAAHLLHHT; from the coding sequence GTGCGCCGCAGCCAGTATACGCGCGAGCTGGCCGAGGAGATGCGCACGCACATCGCGATGCGGGCCGACACCCAGACCGCGCGGGGGCTGCCGCAACGCGATGCCGACGCAGCGGCTCGTCGTCGCTTCGGCAACGCGGGCCTGATTGCGGAGGCGAGCCGCGATGCATGGGGCGGACGCGGGCTCGAGGAATGGCTCCGCGATGTCCGGCTTGCCGTTCGCGGCCTGCGGCGGACACCGGCCTTTAGCGTGGCTGCGGTCCTAACGCTGGCCCTCGGTATCGGCGCCACGACGAGCGTACTCAGTGTCTGGTACAGTGTCCTCGTTGCACCGCTGCCGCTGCGCGACCCAGCGCGCGTCGTCGTGATGTGGGGCGACAACCCAACCAAGCAACCCGAGCACATTCCGCTCTCCGGCGGCGAGTACACGGCATTCGCGCGGGAGGCGAGGAGCTTTTCGCGTATTGCGGCTGTCGACTATCAAGGAACGCTGCCCCGCCTCATCCAGTTTGGCGACACGGTCGCGTCGGTTCCGGCTGCGCTGGTGACGGGCACCTTCTTTGACGTGTTGGGCGCTCGTCCGCTCGTCGGGCGGCTACTGCGTCCGGAGGACGATCGCTACGGCGAGCCGTTCGTCGGGGTGATTAGCGAACGCCTATGGCGGCGCGCCTATGGCAGCGACCCGTCCGTCATCGGCACCAAGACCAAGTTCTATCTGCGGAAGATGACCATCGTCGGCGTCGTCGCCGGCAATGTCGACTATCCCAGCGGAGCCGAACTCTGGGGGTCTTGGCCTAACTACGCGCAGGTGAAGGACACGCTTCCCGGTTTTGTCGATGTCGTTGGACGTCTGGCGCCGGACGCCACGGTCGCCGGCGCCCGGGCCGAGCTCGGCGCATTTCTGTCGCGGCCGGAAGAGCCGCATTCCGGGGCCCGCCGCCTGTTAGGCAACATCGTGCGGCCGGTCGCGGTTCCTGTCGCCGAGGCCGTCGTCGGCACGGTTCGACCGGCGCTGCACATCGTGCTTGGCGCGGTCGCCCTGCTCCTGCTCGTCACCTGTGTGAATGTGGCCAACCTGATGCTGCTCCGCACGCTCGCCAGACGGCACGAACTCACGGTTCGCGCGGCGCTCGGCGCGGGCCGTCGCCGCATCGTGCAGCTCGTGCTGATCGAAGCCGCGGTGCTGTCATCGGCGGGCGGTGCGTTAGGCATTGGATGCGCCTGCTACGCCGTCACGGCGTTCGCACGTTTCGCGCCGGCCGAACTGCCACGCGTGCACGCGGTCGCACTCGATATGCCGGTGCTCGCCGCGGCCATCGCTTTGTGCGCCGCCATGACGCTGCTTTTCGGCGCGATTCCCGCCGCGATCGGCGGACGCGTCGAAGCTGGCGACACGGTGCGCGAGCGCCGCGCGGCGCAAGGACACACCATCGCGCGCGGCACCCGCGCGGCACTCGTCGCGACGCAAGTGGCCATCGCGGTCGCGTTGCTCGTCGGCGCAGTCGTTGTCCTACGCAGTTTCGAAGCGCTCGCGCACGATCGGCTTGGTTTTCATCCCGACCATCTCATCATCGCGCGGTTCGGCCAGAACCGAAGCGTCGGCGATCCGCGCGCGTTCAATGCCGCGCTCGAGGGAGCGATCCGGCGCGTCCGCGACGTCCCCGGTGTGCGCGATGCGTCGGGCCTCATCGCGCCGCCGTTTCGAGCTGCAGGCAACGACCTCGCGTACAGTCTGCCTGACGATCCGCCGAATACCGCCACCAACCGGCCCATGGTGGACTATCTTGGCGCCGGCCCGGACTACTTTCGCACGTTAGGCATTGCGCTCGAGCGCGGACGCGAGTTCACCGCGTTCGACGGCCCTGGAGCCGCGCCGGTGGCGATCGTCGATGCGTTCCTCGCGCGCGACGCGTGGCCAGGCAAGAATCCCATCGGCAAGCAGATCGGCGTTGGCACACAGTTCTACACTGTGGTCGGCGTCGTTTCGCCGACGCGGTACCGTGACGTCCTCGCGCCGCGCGCGACGTTGTACACACCCTATGCGCAGTCGGCGCTGGTACCGGCCTACATCGCCGTGCGAAGCACGGGAAATCCCGCGGCGCTCATCCCTGCGATTCGGGACGCTGTGCGGGAGTTCGATCCGCGTCTCTACCTCGCGGACTTCGCATCGATGGCGGACCGCGTCGGCCTCTCGCTCGCCGCGCAGCGTCTCGAGGCACAGCTGCTGGGCGCATTTGCGGTCGCGATCGTGCTCTTGACGGCGATCGCGCTCTACAGCGTCGGTGCGACATTCGTTCGCCAGTGCGAATTCGAGATCGGCGTTCGCGTCGCGCTTGGCGCCACGCCAGCGCAGGTGACGCGACTGGTGCTGAGACAGGGCGTGGCAATATTGGCGTGCGGTGTCACGGCCGGCGTCGTGCTCGCGTTCGCTGCCGGGGCCGTGCTGCGCGCCATCGTATACGACGTGAGCCCGCGTGATCCGTTAGCATTTGTTATTGCGTCCGGTATCGTGTGCGGCGCTGGCGCGCTCGCATTCGCGATTCCCTGCCGCCACGCCTCACGCACCAGCGCGGCGCATTTGCTGCACCACACCTGA
- a CDS encoding GNAT family N-acetyltransferase encodes MNSEQSTEPTVVDNQAERRFELYADGGVSVLTYRITGDRIRLLHTEVPREQRGRGYAEMLARAALERAAREHLRVVPLCPFVRAFLERHPEYNALIVPDTVS; translated from the coding sequence ATGAATAGCGAGCAAAGCACGGAACCGACTGTCGTTGACAACCAGGCAGAGCGGCGCTTCGAGCTGTACGCGGACGGCGGTGTGTCGGTACTCACGTATCGCATCACCGGCGATCGCATCCGGCTGCTCCATACCGAAGTGCCGCGCGAACAGCGGGGACGCGGGTACGCAGAAATGCTCGCCCGTGCCGCGCTCGAGCGCGCCGCCCGTGAGCACCTGCGCGTGGTGCCGCTCTGTCCGTTCGTGCGCGCGTTTCTCGAGCGACATCCGGAGTACAACGCGCTGATCGTTCCCGACACCGTCTCGTGA